The Equus caballus isolate H_3958 breed thoroughbred chromosome 28, TB-T2T, whole genome shotgun sequence region GCAGCACCGTCTTCTCCCTGATTCTGGGTCAGGGGGCCCTTTCTCAGGGCTGTGTCCCTCTCGGGGCCTCTCCCGCTCCGCCCACCTGGggtcccccgcccccaccccagcaggCCATGCTGCAGGTTTGCTGAACTGAATCACTTGTGTGGTATCTTATCTCGGCAGAGGACACCCCAGATTCTCCACCTAGGATCCGAGCATGTCAGAGGGAGCTCAGCCCCCTCGTTTTAtgatggtgaaactgaggcctGGTCAGGGGTGCTGACAGGCTTAGGGTCCTACAGCAGGTCTGGGCAGAGCTGGTCCCAGATGTCCAGCCTAGGATCCGCCTTGCCCTCTCTCTGGACTCTGAGCCCCAATGAGCAACTCAGCTTTCTGGGAGCCTCGCCTTCTGGGCGCCCGGTGGGTCTCAGGGCAGATCTTGGGGCTGCTGGGCAGGGCACATGGCCGACGAGCATGACGGGGAACCTGATGACTGGGTCCCCAGCCCTGGGAGTGGTATCACCCAGGCCTGAGACTGGGGCTTTCCTTGCCCCGAGCCCTGCCAGCCCCTCAGGGCTGCTGAAGGGGCCTCACTAGCCTTGAACTCTTGCTGACTCCTGTCCCTTCCCACCTACCACCTCAGCGGCCCTGAACATCAGGGTGGGAGCAGCTTTTTGACCCGGGCAAAGCCTGGCTCCAGAGTGCTGTGTGATCCCAGGCAGGCTGCTCTCCCTCTCTGGCACAGAGAGATTTTAGAGTAGGCCTGtgggccactgggctgggcctAGGCAGGCAATGTTAATATCCCATtctacagagggggaaactgaggcaggcccAGAGAGTTGAAGTGATTTTCCTGAAGTCACAGTGAGTCAGTGGGGAGCCGGGGTTTAAGCCAAGCTCTGTCTGATAccagttgttgaatgaatgaatgaatgatgaacgAATGAATGGGAAGTACTAGAACATAAAGTGCAGGGTGTGGGCGCAGGCCTCGCAGAGCCTCCGGCTGGTCGtcagcctggggaggaggggcttgGAGGAGGAGACCCAAACTGGCCTTGAATGAGGGGGCAGAGAGAAGGGGTCACTTGCCAGGAGACCCACGGTCAAAGGTGAGAGGGCACAGGACCCTGGCAGCTGGGGGAGGAGCTCAGGTGGAGCCGACTGTGGGGACGGGGTCACCTGAGAGGCTCCTGCCAGCTCGGGCAGCCTCCTGGGGGGGTAGGGGGCAGGGGTTTGGGTGGAATTGTGTCCACTGGACCCTTGGGCTGCAATGGCGGGGCCGCTGGTGTGAACCCAGCCCCCCTGCCTTGTGCATCTTTGCAGCACCTCAATTGATTGATGGATCAGTGAGTGATGAGGCTGGCAACAGACCCTCCCCAGGACGTGCAGTGACGCTGAAGGAGAGGATAGACTTGACCCTGGGTCTGCGCACAGTAGGGCCCCAGGAAATGCTCAGGGAGGCCTCCCCCCAGCTCTGGAGCACCCCCACCTCTCATTCCAGCCCTGTCTTCTCTTTCAGAACTTCTTGgaacagcagccacagcagcGATGGTCCTGCCCTGGGTGCCCGCTGTGGCCTTCACGCTGGCGCCCAGCCTGGGGGGCTTCCTGAGCTCCCGCTATGCCCTAGGAGAGGGCCTCCGCTGGTATGCCAGCCTGCAGAAGCCCTGGTGGCACCCGCCCCACTGGACGCTGGGCCCCATCTGGGGCACGCTGTACTCGGCCATGGGGTACGTGAgtctgggcagggcagggccaccCTCCCCCTTCTCCGGGGGGCGCGGCCTGAGGACAGAGCTTCTCCTCCAGAGTTTTAACTCCTTGGGCAGCGCCCACGGCTTCCCGGCCTCGTTTGGCAAGTGAGGGTGGAGGAAGCTGTGGGACCTGCTGGCTGCACAACTCAGCTTCTTCCTCTGGGgcctcctgggggtgggggtggagggggggccGGCCAGATGGCTTAACCCCGCCCTGGCATCCTGGCTGTTTTCACAACTCCAGGGTGAGGCTGGCTCAGTGTGCAAAGTTCAGACGTGGGCAGCATGGATGCTTCCAAGATCAATAGCGGTGACAACAACTGCAATAATAGTAGCTACCATTTGCTGAGCACCCGCCCAGGGCCAGGCGTTGTCTCGGTTAATCTTCACGACCCTTCATGTGACAAGGGACCTCCCATGGACACAGGGCTGCCTGCCGAGTAGGGCCGCTGCCAGAGTCCCTGAGCCAGTCCCGGGAATTGCCATGCAAGAAAGGTGGTACCACACGGGGAGGGCACCCTCTGGTGGCGCCACTGGGAACAGCTCCCACCCCCCTGGAATGTTCCCGGTCTGCTGGTTCTGCGCCCGCACGGTGCAGGGTGGGCCGCAGGTGCCAGGCACCCAGGGGGCAGGCAGCAGAGGCCAGGCCGGGGGCCCCAGGGTCCTGATGGGAACCAGACAGTCCTCCAAACCCGAGTGtggcccgggccccgccccctgccAGCCCCAGTCAGGCCCCCAGCGCTTCCTGTGTCCTGCTTTCTCCCCCTGGCTGAGACCCTGAGAAAGCAGAGGTGCGACCGCAGCCTCTCTTGCTGGAACCCCGAGGAGGCTTCCTGCGGCCCCGAGGAAGTCAGACCCCCACAGAGTAAAGAGCCCGGATCCGGCCCTGGCcccctgggttccaatcctgacTTTACCTACTAGGAGATCTTAGCCAGTCGCTgcgcctctctgtgcctcagtttcctcacctgtgaaatggaggtGATGCTGCTGCCCACCTCAGTGTTACCATGAGCATGAAATGAGTCAATGCATGGAAAGAGCTAGAGCAGGGCCTGGCATGTCAGTGCTGGAGGGTGTCAGCTATTATTACTGATGGTGTTATTGTTGCCCTTGTGGTCCTAAGAGCCCCCATGACCAGGCCGCATCTTCTTCTGCGGCCTCACCTCCCTGCAGTCACACAGGCTGACTCAGGGTCCCACACCTGCCTCTAAGTTTTGGCATATCTTTGTTTCTGCCccctggcaaactcctactcatcttcTAAGGCCCAGCCCAAATGTCCCGTCCTCtttgcagtgcccctggctgGGTTAGCATCCTCCTCTTCACTCAGTCCCCCCTTCACAGCactgatgatgataataatggaAAATAGTTATGGAgtgtcccatgtgccaggcaccggcTTAAGCACTGCTGATGTGTTAGCTCGAATCCCCAGAGAGACCCTGTGAGAAATGAAGGCCCAGAGAAGTCAAGCAACTTCCCTGAGGTCACATGGTAGTCCATGGCAGGGCATGCTTGAGCCATCACTGTGTTGTCCCAGAGGTAAGCGTGGCTCCCTGCCCTTCAGGGAGGCTCCTGGCCTCTTCCTCACTGATGCCCTGACCCGTGGCCTTTGTTTCAGGTACGGCTCCTACATGATCTGGAAAGAGCTGgggggcttctcagaggaggccCTGGTTCCCCTGGGCCTCTACATTGGGCAGCTGGCTCTGAACTGGGCATGGCCGCCTATCTTCTTTGGCGCCCGACAAATGGGTTGGGTAAGTGGCCTTGGCCTCTCTCCCTGGTCCCTGGAGACGGCCCGTGGAGGGGTGGCCTTCCCTTGGGGACATGGGGCATCACATCCTACACGGGTCAGGGTCTAAGGGTAGGGGCGAGGGAGGCACACAGCTCACGTCAGTGTGTCTTCAGGGGCTCTTGGGGGACCTGTGCCCCCTGGGCGCCCCCCACAGCGGTTTCCCTCCAGTGAAGGCAGCCGTGTGGGCTCTGAGTGAGGCTGGATGGGGTCACCGGCTTGGGTTTAGGGGCCCCTGTAGAGGCAGACCCACATGACACCTGGTGTGCGCTCCCACCCACGGCATGGGTCAGGCAGCGTgatgctcccattttacagggaggaaactgaggccaagagcaggggaggggctcgGCTGGGTCACTTAGGGGCAGATGGAGGGCAGCTGGGACACACCCCCATGGGCGCACTGAGCCCCAGGCCTCCGTGTCTCCACAGGCCCTGGTGGACCTCCTGCTGACGGGGGGCATGGCAGCAGCCACGGCCGTGGCCTGGCAGGACGTGAGCCCGCCGGCTGCCCGCCTGCTCTACCCCTACCTGGTCTGGCTGGCTTTTGCGGCCACGCTCAACTACCGCGTGTGGCGGGACAACCAGGGCCAGCGCAGTAGCCGACGGCTCGCGGAATGAAGGTGTCCTGCCCTCTGAGGACTGCGGCCACCGCCAGTCAGGCATTGTCAGTGGTGGTGGCCCTCATGCTTTCATGGCCACCAGGTCGGCTGGTCTGTCTGGGTCTCAGCCCAGGGGAACACCTGTGGCTGCAGCAGGGGTCCAGGCTGAGCCCAGCCGGGGAACGGCGTCCTCTGCTTTCTGcactgctccgagctcactcTCGAACCTGGGATCTTATAAGCCAAATAAAGTTTCTCACCTCTTGGCAGTGGCCTTTTTACTTGGGTGGGACTcctgggtgtggggagggtaTGGGTCTCATCCTACTGCTGGATCTGTCTGGGCTGCGTCATCCAGACGAGGCTGGGCCCACCAGGGCTTCCCTACCCCTCGGGCCTCTCCCAAGACCCCGCAGGAGGGGAGGTGGCCAGCCCAGGGTGGAGCAGGGGGAAACTGGTGAGCGAGCGAGGAGCGGCCAGGCTTGACCCGGAGCCTACGCGGCTGTGCTGCTGCCCGGCCGGCACAGACCAGGCTGGGGCCCAGGCTGCAGCTGAGCGAGGAGGGCCTGCCCACGCCCACGCCTCCAGGAAGCTTAGCCCAGGCTGCTCAAGGGCACGGGCCCACAGTCTGACTGGGCCAACATGCAGGCAGGGCCCGCAGCTGGCCGAGGGCAGGATGGTGCTGCGCCCAGAGCTGGGGACACAGACTGACCTGCCAGCACTCACACCAGCCTCACCctgccgggccagccccacaaacaCCCAGTCGGTGGGAGGGGATGTCAGAGGCAATAGGGCCCGCGCCCCCACCCAGGAGACAGCAGCTCCTCCCTGGTCTGGGCCCATCCAGATTTGGAGGTGTCACCCCCAGCTTTGAATTAAGTGACTTACAACCTCTCCAGACGGCTGTTTGGAGGAAGTGAGGCTGGCAGAGGTCTTGCATGAGGCTCTGGCTGGAGTGACAACCGCCTCTCCTGCTGTTAGCCCCCCATCCTGGGCCGCGCTCTGCAGCGCAGCCTCCTGGGACCAGGGCTGGTCCAACCCACTGGCTTTCTCGTTgcctgtttattttgtttttggtcGTTGAATAAGTTAATTTGAATTAGCAAAATTTTCACATTTAGGGATCTCACAGCTTTCCGGCAGGCCGTGAATTTGCTGCCTCTCTCTGTTGCCGAACACAAACACAGGTTGGCGTACCTGCCACACGGGAGGGCCTCAAACTGGAAATGCCAGGCCTGGGGCAAGGAAAAGCAGCCAGATGAGGAGGTGGGAATTAGAACTCAGGTCACCTCCTGGGAGGGAAAAGGTAGGGGTTTTTATCTGGAGTTTTCGGTAGGGGTAGGGGGCACGTGccggggttttaggtaggggtgGGGGCTGTGTGGCCCTGCGGGTTggtgccttcccaccagcctgcgtttggccttgaagactgaattGCTTTTCCCTTGACTGTCTGGACTTTTCCGGCTAGTTTGCATCTTTAGCCCgcttttggccttgtgaggctgaatcttgaCATCCGGACCTTGACCTCCTGGGATGACGCTCACTCCCATACTAAGGAGGGACAGAACGACCCGCTTAGTTTTAAACAACAGTTGATTATGCTGAGCGTGCACAGCGGCAGTTAGAAAGCTGTGCCAAGGTTTTGCTCTGTAGAACATTTTTTAACCCTTAGTTCTCGGCTTCGTCCCCTCTCAGTCGGCCTCCTTTGTCCTCCTGTCCTCACATTCGGAGGTGACCCAACGTTACAGAGCTCAGGGAGAAGATGAGCAAAGACGGCTGACTGTGACCTTCAGAGAGAAGGGGCGGCTCTCTCAGGGCCTGTCACCTCCCCTGCCTGCACTCAGCACGCTGGAATTTGATGCCTGATGGAATTTAGGCTCTGCAGGAATCTAGCAGCTTCACAGCAGCCGTGAGCACTTAGCTGAGCCCCCGGCCAGCTCCTCGCGGTTCTGAGGCTCATCAGAGCAGAGGAGTCAGATGGGGGACTCCGCGCATCCTTTTTATCAACTTATTTCTAAAGTTCTCCAAGACGGTCGGGTGCCTTGAAGTGATGCAGGCAGACACCGTACGGGGCGCTTAGGTGTACCCGAGGAGTCTTTTCAGTGGTGCCTGCAGGCTATTGTTTGTCCGTCCCATACACCATGGGTTTGGTTGTGTCCAGCAGTCTCCCACATACATCCTGCAACATGCATGGCCACAAGAATGCATGGGCAAGAGGAGGCATTTTGCTGTTTCGTTTTCTGGCTTCCTTGCGATGCTTTCCCCTGTTCTTCATAACAGGACGGGCTTCTCTCCTTTTCTAAGCTGTCACCATCCACCAGGGACCTTAGGGTTCTGACAGTTTCTACCTTGGTTTAGGAAAATCCATACCTCACAGATTTATCGAGTCCTCCTGGTCTGCACTCTCGCCTGGGGCTGCCTCACGCGGTGGAGGTCGTCTTAAATCCATGCACTTACCTCCCTCTCCGGCCGACTGGCCATAAAGGATGCAAGACAAGGCCGTTCACACAGCCCAGGAGGGCCGGGCCGGTGGCTCGTCAGCACAGAGGCAGCAGTGACTTGGGAGTTTGCTGAGCACTTTTATGTCGTGGTTGGGGACTCCGGACTCAGTGAGGGGACACCTGCACATCCTGCAGTGAGATTCTGCTGTGTGGGTGCCTCTGTGTGAAGGAGCGGCCGTGTGGGTGTCACGTGGCCATGATCATCATTGAGAGCAGTTTCTCAATCTCACCATCAGCATCTCAAGCTCcacctttttggatttttttggtgGCCCTGTAGAACTTTGGCACAATTAATTGCACTACTGGGACCCTCCAGTCAACTCCAAATGTCCGACACTTACAAATTCTGGCTTTTGATGAATTTGTAACATATGAAGTGACCAGGTGAAGATGAGTGCCAGGAAGCATTTGGAGGGATAATAACTGTCGCCACTGCGGTGAGCGGTCTGGTCCTCCAGGATGGTGGAGGCCCCGTTTGATGGCCTTCCTTGGGAGGTTGTCTGATTTTTGCTGATCAGAGGCGCAAGGACATCTGGAAGTGGGGAAAAGCTGTTTATAATTAAGGAAAGGCTAATTGTGTGGCCCTCTGACCCTAGTGGCTGGCTGTGCCCACTCGGAGGATCCTATGCAATGGGGTTTTAAGGGACCCAGGAACAAGCAGAAGCACCGTCCCCAGTAGGAGTCTGGATGCACAGCTGGCGTGAGCACCGTCCCGAGGAGCACAGGAAGGCCCCTTGTGGGGCAGCTCCTAGAAGCAGCTGCCTGTCGGGATGCTCTCTCTGCCCCTGCCTGGGTGTGGGGGGccctctgccttcctcacctTTAAACCTCCAAAACCACCAGGGGTGTCACTGTGCTGGCCAACAGCATCCATGCGTATCATCAGCTGGCTGGACCCTCCGGCTGCCCCGTGAGCAGTCAGGGTCTCCTACCGTCCCCATCCCCAGGATGAGGAGacaggcccggagagaatccatCCCCGAGGCCCCCAGACGTCAGTGCCGGACCGGGATTCAGGGCTCACACGAGGACCCAGCCTCCCGGGCACTGGCTGTGACGATGAGATGGCCTCAGCTCCACGCCTGTCCTCTCTGCGTCCCGCTCTGAAATGGAACCAGCACTGGGAAATCAAACTCTGGGCTGGGGAACTGCTATGGCCTGTTTGTCCCCAAGTTCACATGCTGACATCCTGACCCCAATGAGATGGCTTCAGGAGGCGGGGCCTGTGGGACGTGAACAGGCCTCACCAATGGGATCAGCGCCCTCCcaagagagaccccagagagctccctcgcatcacgtgaggacacagcgagaagacggcTGACTACGAACCAGGAAGAGGACCCTTATcaccctcaccagacaccaagtctgctggccccttgatcttgggacccccagcccccagaccATGACAAAGAAATTCGCACAGTggaagccacccagtttatggtattttcttacagcagcccaaacggactaagaTGGGGACCCAGAGGCCCGGACATCTTCTTATTCTCCCTTTTATCAAAGCACACATCTTGATATTTTGGGTTTGTCTGACAACCAGCAGGGAAAGCAGCCGGCACACCGCGCCAGGCCTGTGGCTCCAGGGCCCCCGAGGGAGAGGGAGGCGCACGTCCAGAAGGTAGACTTTATTGCGGCACAAGTGGACCAGAGGAGGGGACGGGAGGCCAGCAGCTCTCCAGGGAGGAAACCAGAGACGAGGGGTCCCGCCCTCTACACCTCCACCTGGCTGAGGCTCTGCTAACCAGTGCGGAGGGACAGACACAccaaacagacacagagatgggAGGCACACTCCATCCAGTTTTGTCACAAGGATCACTCTTGGCTTCACAATGAAACAAACAACCCCCCCACCCCTCGACACACAGGAGGCTCCACAGGCAGCCCCCCCGGGAGTCAGGCCCGCCCGCTGCCCGTTAGCTGGCCCAGGCGTGCCGTGGTGACATGGAACATGCTGGCATCTGACTCCAAAtttcaggaacaaaattaagaatgagaattttctattttcctcccaTAAACGAAAAAGTAACAAAGTCCAACATTTTGACTCTAGACTCTGGGGGAAGAGGGCATCTGACTCGAACATAAAGTTCTCCCTGGAATCGTCGTCTTCCGTGGTGTCCACCGCCAGGTGCTCTGCCGCCCATGTGTCCCCTCGCCCTCCTTGCCAAAGTGTCCCAGCCAACCTCGGATGAGGGCGGGAACCACTGCAGTGCCCAGCGAGCAGGGAGGCCACTGGGACCACAGGGACCAAGAGGACGGCCCGCCTTCGCCAAAGGGAAAGGCACCAGCAACAGAAGGCGGTGGCCTTCCTGCCCCGGAACCTCTCAGGTTTGCTGGTGAAGGTTCTGGCCGAGCTTGGAGGGGAGAAGGCTGGGTCTGGCAAGCAGGCTCCCCAGGGCGTTCTGGGACCCTGACCCCGGCTCCGGGGGAGCCACAGTGCACCAGCAGACACTCTGGGGAAGCTGGCCTGCCCCGTTAAGGTTCGGGCTTGGTTCTGAGGATACCTCGCTCCCGGAACCTCGTTTCTGAGGAGGCCTCGTCATGCTCCCCGGTGCCCCTCTTCTGCTGACTCCCTGGGAAACATGGCAGCCCAGGAACCACGCTCTCTGGAATAAAGCCCTTGGCTGAGATGAAGCAATCACCCCAGAGACGGTGGTGAAGGGAGGTGGACCGATCCCTGGCACTCAGCCCCGCGGACACTGTGACTGGCCCTGCTCCTGACCTGGTGGGGAGGAGGACCCTGAGCCTCCAGGGTCTGAAGCTGGGACGATGGCTCAGGCGGGCGAGGCTGCCCATGGAGGGAAGGGGATGGGGACGGTGCAGAAGCAGCTCAGAGAACTGAGGCCGGAATCCAGCCACAAAGCACAGCAGCAGGGCTGGCGAGCGACTAGACGAGGCGGGTGACGTGGCAGTTGCTGGGCTCGTCCAGGTACAAGGTGCTGAAGACGTCGTTGAAGAAGGTCGGGTGGTACCTGCAGGCTCGCTCACAGTCTGGGTTGAAGTTCACCTCCAGAATCTGCGGCTGCATCACCCGCTTCCCTGAGACACGAAAGCACAGGGCATCTCACTCCCGGGAGGGTGGGCTGGGGACCgtgagggccagggagggcctcGAACTCAGGTCTCCTGGCTTCTTGGGGGACCTGGCCCGAAGCCTCTCCTCGAGGGGAAAGACTGCAGCTGCCTCCCGCCCAGGAGTACCGTGGGCCACCACATCCAGCTCAGACGTCCAGTTTGGCTGGAAAGAGGCGGCAGAGGTGCAGGGCCGGCAGGGAGTGGGCTCGACGCCCCGACACTCTGGAAGCGAGGGTGGCCCGGCCAGGGCTGCCCACCCCCTCCAACTTTCACACGCGGCTCCTTTCCTCGTGAGTTCTCTCCTCACACCACCCGCGTCCTGCTTGTCCCTGCCCTGCAGGCCCCTTCACAGTGGGCCTCCCCAGACCCCGGTCTCCCGGCTAATTCGAGGCAAAGGGCCACCCGGGCAGTGCTGACTGGGCAAGGAAGCAGTGACGCCCCCCCCCGTCCCCTGCGGGCGCTGGTGTGCGGCGAGCTGGATGATCGGCTttgaggggggggggggcagcttGGATTATGGGGTAGGGGAGCCCCCTCACCATCTGGACGGTTGTCCCACTTCAGCATGAGGTCGATGGCATACACAGCCCTGGACGAGGGATAGTCGCAGAGGCCCAGGGGTGGTGGCTTGGCACATGCCACTTGGAACAGCTCCGTGAAGGCCTGGAAGATTTCGGCCTGGGGGCCGGGGACATGGTGGGGCAGGGTCAGGGGCTGCCTGGCTCTGACGCTGGGACCCGCTCCCCAGAGCAGCTGCCCAACACAGAGCTCACTGCCCCTTCCCGGGCCTCGGCCccctccttctccatcctccaTGTCTCCAGCCCTGGCCACAGCCACCTCTGTCTGACACCTGCCCTCTCAGTCTGCCTTCGCCTACTGAGAAGTTGCTGTGTGTCCCGCCCGGGAGCCCCCACGGCTCCCCTCCGCACCGAGGGGCGCAGAGCGGCACCTGAGATGCTCGCTCAGGACACGGAGGCCAGCCTGCATCTCCAGTTGTGTCCCTGCCATCCCCTCAGGTTTGCAATTCCTGAGACGGGCAAGGTGTTGCCGTCTGGCTGTCCCAAGGTGCCCTGAATGCCCTGCAGGTCACCCCTGAGGAGCCCTCCCACAATACCCCACACAGGAGCGGggagcagggtgggaggagggggatcTCAGCCCAACCGTCTGCTTCCGCAGCCCCCGAAGGAGGAGCAGGACACCCAGAGGAGGCAGGATCCCCCCAACCACGTCTGCCCACGGGGGAAGCCCCGGCCCCTCCAGCCTTGCTCAGGACTCACCTGGACGCTCTTCCATGGAAATTCTGGGTACTGCTTCTCAAACTCAGGGATGAACTCGTCACAGTGCACCTGCAGCAGACAAGGCCCATCACATGCCGCCTGGGGCCTCCtctgggcagggagtggggaagcCTGCCCTGCCTTGACGTGGAGCCTGACACCCGCTGGGGCCACAGGTCAGCGCCAGCAGCCTATCCGGCCCCACCCCTCAGGGCACAAACAGGATGCAGGAGACTGAGTCTGAGCTCTGGatctctgtgtgactctggacaagCAGGTTCATTTCTTAGAGCCTCAGtgccttcatctgtaaaatgggacaacgCTCCCTGCCCAGCAAACTTACTTTGCAGGGCTGCTGTGACACTCAAGTGAGGCACCCAATGCTGAGGTCTCGgcaggctgtgaggcccaggTCTACGTGTCACCACACCTGTCTCAGAACGTGCCCTGGAGGCAGGGCTGGCACCCGCTCAAAGTGCCTCAGGATGGACGAGCTTCTCAGGCCAAACACACCTGAGCGAGCGGGCAGTCAGCTCCGGCTTCTCCCAGAAATGACCGGCTGGGCTCCCTACGGAAGCCCCAGGTTCATGCCCTGCGGGATGTGCCCCCAAGTGCGGGGGCTTCAGAGGAAACGTGACTCGCACACTCGTTTCACAGAGGGTTCCCTGGGGTCCTGGAGAGGACTCGGTGTCCTAGGGACGGGCCTTCAACACAGTCCAGGTTGGGAACACGACAAGCAGCAGCGCCCCTGTGGGGTGCACACGAGCACAGCCACGGAGCCCCCGCCCCAGAGGACGCCTCACACTGGGCACAGCGTCCAGTGCAGCCGCTCACTAAGAGAGAAAAACCAGAGATGACCTAACGTCCATTCCCGAGAGAGCGACAGAAATGACCTGCAGCTACACTTAGCAACAATGACGAATCTGAAAACATGACGTGcagcaaaaaaaacaaagccaCAGAAGAATTTGTTCAATAGGATCCTGTTTACACAAGAGCTTAATTATGCAAAACAATCGTTTTGAATTGTTTCGGGACATCCTCAAGCTGAAAAGACTCAGGAGACACCTGGTAAGGACAATCACCATGTTCAGAGAGCCACtacctggaggaagggaggggaga contains the following coding sequences:
- the TSPO gene encoding translocator protein; protein product: MVLPWVPAVAFTLAPSLGGFLSSRYALGEGLRWYASLQKPWWHPPHWTLGPIWGTLYSAMGYGSYMIWKELGGFSEEALVPLGLYIGQLALNWAWPPIFFGARQMGWALVDLLLTGGMAAATAVAWQDVSPPAARLLYPYLVWLAFAATLNYRVWRDNQGQRSSRRLAE